The DNA region TCATTCATTCCCCATCCCTTAACATCTCTACCAGGATCTGACCATAGCAAATCGCAAAGCAATCCAGTATCAGGAACAGCAGTCGGACGAGTTAAGTTTCTGATCTGATCCAAGTTTGTCAAATCAGGGGAAAGACCACCATGCATGCATAAAATTTTGTCATCTATAAGAGCTGCCACAGGAAGACAGTTAAAGCTGTCCGTGAAGGATTTCCAAAGTCTCACGTTAAATCGTCGCTTGCACTCGTCATAGAATCCATATATACGATTAATAGAAGCACATTCATGATTTCCTCTCAGCAGAAAGAAGTTCTCAGGATACTTAATTTTATAGGCAAGCAAGAGGCATATTGTTTCTAAACTCTGCTTGCCACGATCCACATAGTCACCTAGGAACAGATAATTTGCACTGGGAGGAAAACCACCATATTCAAATAGCCTTAAAAGGTCACTGTATTGTCCATGAATGTCACCTGTAGATAAAATGGAAAACTCAGGTCAGAAACGTAAAGCCTGGGACAAAAGGACAAGTATAACAGTGAACTTAAAAGAATAGTCGAAACAACCACAAACCTATGGGCTACAGTGAGCAAACTAGCCACTTTATCTAGAGATACAatctggaatttttttttatataattaactACCAAAACCTTGACTGATCTACTCACTCACTAAATACAGTCATAGTAAGATGcataaattttttaatcttcaacccTTGTACTGTTGTCATACAAGACCTAAGTTCAGATTGCACCAAGTCATCTGTGTCAATGCTTTATCATGGTTACATGATAACCTTATTTCCCCAAATGAAGGTAAAAAACACCAATAGTTTCAATGAACACAATATTGAACAATGCACACCAAGGATTTCAATTCAATTGGACAAACAGTtataaaaagaaacacacatgaTAGCTTGGCATCTTAAAATTCCAAGCTCTTACTTCTATGAATGAAGTATTAGCAATTAAACACCAGAGTTGGATATCCAGATTTTTGCAGGAAATGGGAATAAACTAAAACGAAATGGGTTATTGACCCCAACTTAAACAGCACATAACATCATCAAAAAGCCAAAATCTTGTCATAACTACATTAAATACAAGACAACTATCAACCCATTGTACAAGAAAAACGAGAACTTGTTTATCAGAACATCAATAACCAGCAAATGAACACGCATATTCACCGTATGTATATAATTTACTAATGTAGCTTGCCACTGATAAAGCTAAGCTGAGCCACTTCTGCAGCATATTTTATGTTTTCCCTTTCAAAGTAAAACTTTGATAATcgacagaaaaataaatatgggTACTCCATAAACTACAATATCAACCGCAAATAACTTCAAATCTAATCTGCCACAGTATTTCCCACAAGTAATTTCATATCAGACAAGTAATAAAAGAAAACCCATCACAAaatcacacacaaaaaaaccatcaaaacatgcaaaatcacaaaagggggAAAAATTCAAATAGAATTTAGTGCCAGTAAAAATTTCAGGAAAGTAAATTATATACTATATCGAAATGTATGTGGGTATGTAAAAACCCTACCGCAAATTTTGATTGGGGCTTCAAGCTCGAGCAAATTGGGCTGCTGAAGAAAGATTTCCCTGGAAGCGCCACAGAGCTGTTTGATCTCCGCCTCCGAGAGCTGAACCTGCTTACCCGGCCTGGCCAATCGGACCTCCGTGAGCCGCTTGATTATGTCGTCGAGCACGGCAGGGTCCATCCCTCCCTGCCCCTGCGATGCCATTCGGTTGGGTTCTCAGATCCTCCCTCGAACGGCTCAGATTTCTCCTCGaaagaaaccctagaaatcccAACTGCGAAAAAGGTCGCTCCTTTTTTTCCCTTGGACTGAGCTGTTATGTTATGGAGGTTTCTTTTCGAATTTTGGCCTTTTGGATTTGGTTggtggttttttctttttgggaaatataattttgtataaaaaagagaaaaagtgaATTTTCTCGGGAAAAAAGAGTGGGAATATGGGAAGAGAAAGAACAGAGATATCTCAGTGTATCGGAAATACTGCTCAGTACCACaagtataataatataattagttaatttttttatttttaatttttcaaccaaTTGTATATAACATTTGTTATTTATGTTGTGTTCTCGACGCATTGAAATTTTTtctagaaaaaagaaagatgggGATCAAAATGGGaataaaaaattagggtttttgattgGGGAGAAGAAAGCGTCAAAAGATTTGAGGATGCGGGCGGCTGCAACCCTACGTGACGGAGGTGCCTATAATAATCTGAGAGATGAAATGGAATGTGTAGAGCTGGGGACGACGTCGTTGTCTTGTACCTCACACAGTTGTCAACAATTTGGTAGGAAAGAACATGGGCTCAAGTTGTAAAGCCCATACAAAAGTTTGATAGGTTTGGTGGAGGTAACGAGTGAAGGCCCAAAAACATTGTTGAAATATtaattttggtgaaaatgtttttggaactcgtccttattaaaaataaaagtaaattatgaaaaagcacttgaagtgctttctatAAGAAGCACCAAGCACTTCATGCACTTTTggaacttttattttatttttttaaatcgctttcaattattttaaaacttTCCAAACGAATATTTAATCATAAGTATCAAACTCGCTCTAcattaattaaactaaaaggATGACAAGTTTTAATTCCAAACATCGTTAGATTTCTTCGTTAACAATTGATTTCAGTATTAGGGAGTTATTAACATTCCTTAATACAAATCGTTTGCTTTTTAAGCTTATTAACCACCTGTGGATAtggattaatttattaatttatattttctgaGAAACTAGGATCAAATAGTTTAAAAACAAACGATTCGTAACAGTACAATTATAcaattcggacttgtgtttttGTCCCCAATACTCCATGGAAGGCTAAAATTGTTTCAGAAGTGACAAGCatcatcttaaacttggacaatTAAAAGCACcgatgccacttagtactacgatctggtggtattcctctttacttgaaagtgagaggttttagattcgaatttcgtggatggcgaattcaataccaaattaagttgcTCATTGTGTAACTTAACCAAACTCCCCCACCCTCGGTAAACATATCGAtatactcaaaaaaaaaaaaaaaaaaagcacctatgcCTTTGTTACCCCCACCGAAGAATTTACAATGACATATTCAAATCTTAAAGACGATAGTTGTTTACTAATAAGTATGAGCATACAAGATATAATTCGTAATTCTTTTACATGTTCTTTATCAGAAGAGAGAGACTTACCTACTGCTGGAATACAACAATGCTGTTGTAGACACGAGGGGTATATATCCGTGACAGGTAGTTACTTACACTCTATCTGGCTGTTGTAGACACTGACAAGCTAGTTCATTTCTTTGTTACCCAAGAAGCCGGAAACTGCACATTACGGTTTCGTTTATATTCATCATCGCACCACCATTGTCATATTCATATATTCACCGCAGAAATTAGGAGCAGAAAAAATGAGTTGCCTGTTGGAGAAGAATTCATAACGGTCCTCCACGACCTAAACAACATTAAAGCATTTGTTTGACGAGTCTCCAAAACGAGTGAGCTAATATGGTGTAATGAATGGTTCGATTTTAATTGTACCGAGGTCTTTTGTGATATAATCCAAAATCCGACAGCCGGTGTAATAAATATTAATATTCCCATATACCTGCACATGTACTTACACAAATGCAAACAGAACTACAACAATAAGGTAGACAGCATGACTAGTTTGCGCAACAAACAATAATCTGCTGACCTGGTTCAAGACTGGAGCGCTGGTACTGCAGTCATTACATTTTTGTTGACATCAAGAACTTGGCTTTTTTCTCAGCTGGTTTAAGAATATGGAAAGAGCGCATTAAGTTCTCATCTACAGTCATCATCGCAGCAACATTGTCGAACACACCACGGTAGTTGGGAGCTGAGTAAACTGTAACTAGTTGCCCGTCCGCGAAGAACTGAAAACCATCTTCCACAGCCTACAAAGAAGAACTTGTTTAAGTTCCAAACTAAGTTAGCTTGAGTAAAACCAAGGGGGAAGAAGGATAGTCAAGAACCTGATGGGCGCGGCAAACAAGGTCCAAATCATGTTTTTCGTTAAGAATTCTGCCACCTCATCAGGGCCAAATGTATATGAGACTCCTCTGCCATTCACTCTCCATCCCTTAACATCTCCATCAGGATCTGACCAGAGCAAATCACAAAGCAATCCATTGTAAGGAACAGCAGTTGGGCGAGGTAAGTTCCTGATCTGATCCAAGTTTGTCAAATCAGGGGAAAGACCACCGTGCACACAAAATATCTTGTCGTCTATAACAGCCGCGACAGGAAGGCAGTTAAAGGCGTCGATGAAGGATATCCAAATTCTCACATTAAATCGCCGCTTACACTCATCGTAAAATCCATATCTACGATTTATAGATGCGCATTCGTGATTTCCTCTGAGAAGGAAGAAGTTTTCGGGATATTTGATCTTGTAGGCAAGCAAGAGGCACATTGTTTCTAAACCCTGTTTCCCATAATCCACATAGCCCCCTAAGAACAGATAACTGGCACTAGGAGGCAAACCCCCATATTCAAAGAGCCTCAACAGATCGGGATATTGCCCATTAATATTGCCTGAAAGTGAAAGGCAAGTAAAATCATGTTCAGGAAACTTTCCCGAGGTGGGATCCATACTGTCAGCACTTACAGCCAAGGAAAAAAGACGTTAGAAGCCAATCTAGCAGTACCATTTTGTGAGCGTAAAAACGAAAACTGAAAACTGATACATATGCTTGATGTGTTACAGCATACCGCAAATAGTGATAGGGGCTTGAAGCTCGAGCAAATTGGGCTGACTAAGGAAGATTTCTCGGGAGCAAATGCAGAGCTGCCTTACCTCAGACACGGAGAGCCAAACACGCTTGCGTGGCCTTGATCGGACCTCCAGAAGCCTACTGATTATGTCATCCAGTACGATAGGGTCCATCGCTCCACCCCATTTCAAAGTGGATGCAGCGCAGTTTGGATCGTCTTCCAATTGCTGACCTCTCTCCTGTTCAAATAACCACGATGAAATCATTCTTATTCACTGACTTGGCTTAACTGGCTTttctataattatatatacagcTCAAGCACTAGTTAGTTAGTAACTTGGAACGGAGCTACCTA from Malus domestica chromosome 01, GDT2T_hap1 includes:
- the LOC103411866 gene encoding serine/threonine-protein phosphatase PP1 isozyme 4, whose protein sequence is MASQGQGGMDPAVLDDIIKRLTEVRLARPGKQVQLSEAEIKQLCGASREIFLQQPNLLELEAPIKICGDIHGQYSDLLRLFEYGGFPPSANYLFLGDYVDRGKQSLETICLLLAYKIKYPENFFLLRGNHECASINRIYGFYDECKRRFNVRLWKSFTDSFNCLPVAALIDDKILCMHGGLSPDLTNLDQIRNLTRPTAVPDTGLLCDLLWSDPGRDVKGWGMNDRGVSYTFGADKVAEFLTKHDLDLVCRAHQVVEDGYEFFADRQLVTIFSAPNYCGEFDNAGAMMSVDENLMCSFQILKPAEKKAKFMMSTKM